Genomic segment of Saprospira sp. CCB-QB6:
CGCTTCCTTATTCCAAAATCCCCCAACTCTCTTCTTTTGATCAGGCCTACCAAGCTGGCGACCAGCGCCTACGGCCATTTTATGCTGCTTCGGCCAAAATAGACAGTTTTGGTCCAGCCATTCAGCAACGGCAGTTCTCGACCAAGCGCCGTGCGCTTTTGGTCCAAGAACTTCAGGCCCAATACGCTAACTTGGAGCAGCCCCAAATCTTAAAAGAGCAGTTGGCCGCCCTTGGGCAAGAAAAAACCTTTACGGTCACTACTGGACATCAACCCAATTTATTTACAGGTCCACTCTATTTTGTCTATAAAATTTTGGGCACTATCCGTTTAGCAGAAGAGCTAAAAACGGCTTACCCCCAATATCATTTTGTGCCTGTTTATTGGCTAGGCGAAGAAGATCACGACTTTGAAGAAATTAACCATACCTACCTTTTTGGCCACCCCTTAGTTTGGGAAGACCATCAAGGCGGGCCTTTGGGGCAATACGATATAGAAAGCCTAGCGCCTGTTTTGAGCGAGCTTTTTGAAATTTTGGGCGATAGCCCAGAAGCCCAAGAGCTAAAAACGAGCCTACAAGCCGCCTTTTCTGGCCCCAAAACCTATGGCCAAGCCTTTATGGAATGGGTGCATGCCCTTTTTGGTCGCTATGGCTTAGTGGTGCTGCGCGCAGGCAGCCCCGCCCTAAAAGCGAGCTTTGCCGAAGTGATGAAAGAAGAGCTTTTGCAGCAGACCTCTAAGGCCATTTTGGAGAAAAGCTATGCCGAGTTAGAATCAGCGGGTTTTGGTCCACAAGCCTACGCCCGCGATATCAACCTCTTTTACCTAAGCCCTAATCGCCGCAGCCGAATTATCCAAAACGAAGCTGGCGATTATCAGATTTTAGATACAGATTTATACTTCTCTGAATCTGAAATTTTGGCCGAATTGAAGCAGCATCCCGAGCGATTTAGCCCTAATGTCATTTTGCGCCCACTTTATCAAGAGCAGATTTTGCCCAACCTAGCCTACATAGGCGGCGGCGGCGAACTGGCTTATTGGATGGAGCGCAAAGCCCAATTTGCCCATTACCAAACGCCTTTTCCCATTTTGGTCCGCCGAAACTCGGTACAGTTGATCGATGCCCGCTCGGCAAAAAATTGGCTGGCCCTAGGTTTTGATTGGCCTCAACTCTTTGAAGAAACCGAACCACTAAGACAGGATTTTGTCCGCCGACAAACCGAACACGAACTCAATTTTGAAGCGGAACAAGCCCAAATCAGAGCCATTTTTGAACAAATTGGCGAGAAAACCGCAGCCGTAGACCCTACCCTCAAAGCTTCGGTGGCCGCGCAAGAAGCCCAAATTCAAAAGAGCTTGGATAAACTCCAAAAGCGATTGATGCGGGCCGAAAAACAAAAAATGGATACCGAATTAGCCAAAATTCAAAAACTACAACACAAGCTCTTACCCAAAGGCAAACTCCAAGAACGATACAGCAATTTTATGGAATTTTACCTCCGCCTAGGTGGCCAAAAATGGCTATCCGAATTGCTGCAAGAACTCAACCCTCTCCAAAAAGATTTCCTTCTCCTATTTGAGGAGGACTAAAAAAAAACAGTATGAAACAGCTCCTATTTACTGCACTGCTCGCCCTTAGCTTGGGCGCCTGCCAAGAAGCTAAAACAGATAGCAAAACGGCTAGCACAGCCAACAAACAACCCGCCCAAACCGTGGCGGTGGTAGAAGAAAAATCGCAAAACACAACTTCTAGCGATTTTCCCAATGCCGATAAAATCCTAACTACCGAAGCAGGTAAATCGCTCCCAATCTATCATTTTGAAGGCTTCGAAAAAGATATTCTGAGCCTAAAAGATGGCGAAGAACTCTATGTCGTCAATTTCTGGGCAACCTGGTGCGGCCCCTGTGTTAAGGAATTACCCTACTTCAACGCCCTAGAAAAAGAACTAGCCGGCAAGGTCAAATTCCTTTACGTTAGCCTCGATTTTACCAAAAGCCTAGAGAAAAAACTACTGCCCTTTATGGATAAAGAAGAGATTGGGCAGGTGGTTTTCTTGGACCAAAAAAAGGTGAATGAATGGCTCCCCAAAATTGACGAAAACTGGTCTGGCGCTATTCCCGCCACCCTCATTTTAGGCAAAGGCCAACATCAGTTCCACCGCCAAAGCTTCCATAGCAGCGAAGAACTCAAGGCCATTTTGCCCCTGTAATTTCATCGTATTTCCTGACTATTTTATAATAATTACATGATCAAGCAAAGTTTAATTATGCTCTTGTTTTTGGGCCTATTTACAGCCTGCCAATCGGAGGCGCCCAAAACAACGGCCACAGATGAAACCAACAAAACGGAACAAACTGCCGAAACTAGAGGCAAAACAGAAACAGCAGAAACCACCCCTAGCAAACGCTATGAATTGGGCGATGCCGTAGCCGATTTCAAACTCAAAAACGTAGATGGCAATATGGTCAGCCTGGCCGATTATCCCGAAGCCAAAGGCTTTGTGGTCATCTTTACCTGCAACCACTGCCCCTTCTCTATCGCTTATGAGGACCGCATTATCGCCTTGGACAAAAAGTACAAGGAACTCGGCTATCCCGTTATCGCGATCAACCCCAATGACCCTGAGGTCAATGAAGATGATAGCTACCCAAAAATGCAAGAAAGAGCCAAAGAAAAAGGCTTTAGCTTCCCTTATCTATTCGATGAAGGCCAAAACGTTTTCCCTCTCTTTGGCGCAACCAAAACGCCTCACTGCTTTTTGCTCAACAAAGAAGGCGATGCACTTAAACTCGTTTACAAAGGAGCTTTTGACGATAGCAAAGAAGCAGAAGAGGTAAGCAAAACTTTCTTGGCCGATGCCTTGGAGGCCTTGCTCAAAAATGAAGCCCCCAGCCCTAATAGCACCCTCGCTTTTGGCTGTAGCATCAAAACTAATGACAAAAGCAAAATTGCCGAATAAGCCATTCTGCTCTCAGCATTAACCAGCTCGCCTAGTGTCTTTAAGATGCTAGGCT
This window contains:
- a CDS encoding TlpA family protein disulfide reductase, whose protein sequence is MKQLLFTALLALSLGACQEAKTDSKTASTANKQPAQTVAVVEEKSQNTTSSDFPNADKILTTEAGKSLPIYHFEGFEKDILSLKDGEELYVVNFWATWCGPCVKELPYFNALEKELAGKVKFLYVSLDFTKSLEKKLLPFMDKEEIGQVVFLDQKKVNEWLPKIDENWSGAIPATLILGKGQHQFHRQSFHSSEELKAILPL
- the bshC gene encoding bacillithiol biosynthesis cysteine-adding enzyme BshC, whose product is MQRLALPYSKIPQLSSFDQAYQAGDQRLRPFYAASAKIDSFGPAIQQRQFSTKRRALLVQELQAQYANLEQPQILKEQLAALGQEKTFTVTTGHQPNLFTGPLYFVYKILGTIRLAEELKTAYPQYHFVPVYWLGEEDHDFEEINHTYLFGHPLVWEDHQGGPLGQYDIESLAPVLSELFEILGDSPEAQELKTSLQAAFSGPKTYGQAFMEWVHALFGRYGLVVLRAGSPALKASFAEVMKEELLQQTSKAILEKSYAELESAGFGPQAYARDINLFYLSPNRRSRIIQNEAGDYQILDTDLYFSESEILAELKQHPERFSPNVILRPLYQEQILPNLAYIGGGGELAYWMERKAQFAHYQTPFPILVRRNSVQLIDARSAKNWLALGFDWPQLFEETEPLRQDFVRRQTEHELNFEAEQAQIRAIFEQIGEKTAAVDPTLKASVAAQEAQIQKSLDKLQKRLMRAEKQKMDTELAKIQKLQHKLLPKGKLQERYSNFMEFYLRLGGQKWLSELLQELNPLQKDFLLLFEED
- a CDS encoding thioredoxin family protein is translated as MIKQSLIMLLFLGLFTACQSEAPKTTATDETNKTEQTAETRGKTETAETTPSKRYELGDAVADFKLKNVDGNMVSLADYPEAKGFVVIFTCNHCPFSIAYEDRIIALDKKYKELGYPVIAINPNDPEVNEDDSYPKMQERAKEKGFSFPYLFDEGQNVFPLFGATKTPHCFLLNKEGDALKLVYKGAFDDSKEAEEVSKTFLADALEALLKNEAPSPNSTLAFGCSIKTNDKSKIAE